A genomic segment from Verrucomicrobiota bacterium encodes:
- a CDS encoding succinate dehydrogenase cytochrome b subunit — protein sequence MTVVTRLFTTSIGKKLIMGVTGMALCGFVFIHMIGNTLIFFGQDTINHYAANVLRFIPEALWLFRVGLLTCAILHIWMAISLSIENKKARPKEYLDKKPLTATLASRTMSLTGIVISVFIIFHILHFTTRNVPAISTTLEGESFNDLHADLHGQQVHDVYTMVEKAFQKPWVVGFYIVSMALVAWHLSHGFQSFFQSLGLKGRGYQVIIDHGGTVFAWVIFVGMSSVPIAVITGTHQILFSLIGVGH from the coding sequence ATGACAGTAGTAACTAGACTGTTTACGACGTCAATTGGTAAAAAATTGATCATGGGAGTTACCGGAATGGCGCTCTGTGGTTTTGTTTTTATTCATATGATAGGTAACACACTTATCTTTTTTGGACAAGACACGATCAATCATTATGCGGCTAATGTTTTACGTTTTATCCCGGAAGCGCTATGGTTATTTCGAGTTGGGCTTCTCACCTGCGCTATACTGCATATATGGATGGCTATCTCGCTATCAATTGAGAATAAAAAAGCCCGTCCTAAGGAATATTTGGATAAAAAGCCCCTTACGGCAACATTAGCTTCAAGAACTATGTCTTTAACTGGAATCGTCATTTCAGTTTTTATTATTTTTCATATTCTTCATTTTACGACGCGCAATGTACCAGCTATCTCAACGACTCTGGAAGGTGAATCTTTTAATGACTTGCATGCGGATTTACACGGACAACAGGTTCATGATGTCTACACAATGGTGGAAAAAGCTTTCCAAAAACCTTGGGTTGTTGGTTTTTACATCGTTAGCATGGCTTTGGTTGCTTGGCACTTGAGCCATGGGTTCCAGAGTTTTTTTCAGTCACTCGGTTTAAAAGGTCGGGGATACCAGGTCATCATTGATCATGGAGGGACGGTATTTGCCTGGGTGATTTTTGTGGGGATGAGTTCTGTGCCAATTGCAGTGATCACAGGGACGCATCAAATTTTGTTTAGCTTAATAGGAGTGGGACATTAA
- a CDS encoding putative metalloprotease CJM1_0395 family protein: MEISGIGQDVFSAYTLRYGNQGNIPNSQNSASAQMPRISISSSELRPGELSPEEKKLVEKLKQRDREVRAHEQAHVSAAGAYARGGPIYTYQTGPDGKSYAIGGEVRIDTSPESTPEKTLEKARVIQAAATAPAEPSPQDSAVAAQAAQMEAQAATEIREKKREEKEENESGSSSNNRSNSLPSLSETLQKLYDQSFDPKENQPSFSLLA, translated from the coding sequence ATGGAAATCTCAGGCATAGGACAAGATGTCTTTAGCGCTTATACTCTGCGCTATGGGAATCAGGGAAATATTCCCAATTCACAAAATTCCGCTTCTGCTCAGATGCCAAGAATCTCTATTTCATCATCAGAACTTCGTCCAGGAGAGCTCAGTCCCGAAGAAAAAAAGCTCGTCGAGAAGCTAAAGCAACGTGACCGGGAAGTTCGAGCACACGAACAAGCTCATGTCAGCGCAGCTGGGGCCTATGCCCGAGGAGGACCCATTTACACCTACCAAACCGGACCAGATGGTAAATCCTACGCTATAGGTGGAGAAGTTCGGATCGACACGTCTCCAGAAAGCACCCCGGAAAAGACACTCGAGAAGGCACGGGTAATCCAAGCTGCCGCCACAGCACCAGCGGAACCCTCCCCACAAGACAGCGCCGTAGCAGCTCAAGCAGCTCAGATGGAGGCACAAGCTGCCACTGAAATACGGGAGAAAAAGCGTGAGGAAAAAGAAGAAAATGAATCAGGATCCTCATCTAATAACCGCTCTAACTCTCTACCTAGCCTAAGTGAAACTCTGCAGAAACTTTATGATCAAAGTTTTGATCCGAAAGAGAACCAACCTTCTTTTAGCTTATTAGCGTAG
- a CDS encoding HAD-IA family hydrolase, with protein sequence MVIKFIFFDAGGTLLRTARKVGVIYAEVASHYGWQGDGEFLHRSFIHTWKQMKPRDPQEGARVMDDKGWWKEVVRRTWSVYPQMPQDFPFDDYFEEVYTLFERADLWRLFPEVEETLQRLKSKGMSCGVLSNWDRRLRAILDGLALSPYFEQIIISSEVGVEKPHPMIFQLAQKRVHFKPEEIVLIGDDEYFDGAARNQGWHAEIVERPEKSLDLILEKLLII encoded by the coding sequence ATGGTGATAAAATTTATTTTCTTCGATGCTGGGGGCACTTTATTGAGAACTGCCAGAAAGGTAGGGGTCATCTATGCAGAGGTTGCGAGCCATTATGGTTGGCAAGGTGATGGTGAATTTCTGCACCGTTCCTTTATCCATACCTGGAAGCAGATGAAACCTCGTGATCCCCAAGAAGGGGCCAGAGTCATGGATGATAAGGGCTGGTGGAAAGAGGTCGTTAGAAGAACGTGGTCAGTTTATCCGCAGATGCCACAGGATTTCCCTTTTGATGACTATTTTGAGGAGGTATATACACTATTTGAGAGAGCAGATTTGTGGAGACTTTTCCCAGAAGTGGAGGAAACGTTACAGCGTTTGAAGAGCAAAGGGATGTCTTGCGGCGTATTATCCAATTGGGATAGGCGCCTTAGGGCCATTTTGGATGGCCTTGCCCTGAGCCCATATTTCGAGCAAATTATTATTTCTAGCGAAGTTGGGGTTGAGAAGCCTCATCCCATGATTTTTCAGTTGGCACAAAAGCGAGTTCATTTCAAGCCAGAAGAGATCGTTCTCATTGGTGATGATGAATATTTTGATGGCGCGGCTAGGAATCAAGGATGGCATGCAGAAATTGTAGAGAGGCCAGAGAAATCCTTAGATTTAATATTAGAGAAATTGTTAATAATATAA